The DNA sequence CATAAATGGTCCATCCTTGGCAAAAGAAAAGAGACTCCCCTCTATATATTTCTTCAATTTGACGCATACCGCATGGGGTACTATAATACCCAATAACTAAGCTACTGTATTTAATTGGAAATTTAGCAATGCTAATGTATAAAATGGATTGACAAGCGGTCAAATATGTCTATAACGACCGCAGAACTGATTACGGCACTAATTCTATATGTCTTGGGGCCAAACTCACTTTTATAGGATAAAGTAATGAAAACATATTCAGCAAAACCCGCTGATATTAGCAAAGAGTGGATCCTTATCGACGCAGAAGGTCTTGTCCTTGGTCGTATGGCTGCGATTGTTGCTAACATTCTACGCGGTAAAAACAAAGTGACATACACACCACATATGGATTGTGGCGACAATGTTATCATCATCAATGCAGACAAAGTAAAACTGACAGGCAAAAAACGGTCTGACAAAGTTTACTACCGTCACACAGGTCACCCAGGTGGTATTAAATCACAAACTGCTGGTGAAATCCTTGACGGTCGCTTTCCTGAGCGTGTTATTGAAAAAGCTGTTCAGCGTATGATCCCATCAGGCCCACTTGGCCGTCAGCAAATGCGTAACCTACGCGTTTATGCGGGTGCAGAGCACAAACAAGAAGCACAGAACCCTAAAGTTCTAGACGTTGCTTCTATGAACTCTAAGAATGCGAGGTAGGACCAATGGCTGATCTACAAGACCTTAAAGAAATCACAGGCGAAACAACAGAAGCTGTTGAAGTCGCTGTTGAAGACCGTAAACCTGTTGTTGACGAGCTTGGCCGTACATATGCAACTGGTAAGCGTAAAGACGCTGTTGCACGTGTTTGGATTAAGCCTGGTACAGGTACAATCACTGTAAACGGTCGTGACCAAGAAGTTTACTTCGCACGTCCAACACTTCGTTTGGTTGTCGGACAACCTTTCGACGTCACTGAGCGTGTTGGTCAATACGATGTTGTTTGTACTGTTAAAGGCGGTGGCCTATCTGGACAAGCTGGTGCGGTT is a window from the Temperatibacter marinus genome containing:
- the rplM gene encoding 50S ribosomal protein L13 produces the protein MKTYSAKPADISKEWILIDAEGLVLGRMAAIVANILRGKNKVTYTPHMDCGDNVIIINADKVKLTGKKRSDKVYYRHTGHPGGIKSQTAGEILDGRFPERVIEKAVQRMIPSGPLGRQQMRNLRVYAGAEHKQEAQNPKVLDVASMNSKNAR
- the rpsI gene encoding 30S ribosomal protein S9 produces the protein MADLQDLKEITGETTEAVEVAVEDRKPVVDELGRTYATGKRKDAVARVWIKPGTGTITVNGRDQEVYFARPTLRLVVGQPFDVTERVGQYDVVCTVKGGGLSGQAGAVKHGISKALQLAEPELRGVLKAAGFLTRDARVVERKKFGRAKARRSFQFSKR